GGTGACGTGCCAGTCCTCCAGCGTCGGCACGAGCCGCTGCGTACGGGTGTCGAGGATGCCGGCCCGGGTGGAGAAGCGGCCGCCGTTGTAGGAGTCACCGGCGACGAAGACCGTCCAGGCGACCATACGGCCACTGGGTGACACCCGGGCCCGGTTGGGCACCCCGACCAGCGGAAGGGTCCGCCGTACCTTCAAGTGGCGGTCCATCACGGCGAGTTCGTAGGTCTTGAGGTCGCCGTCCAGGCGCAGGCACAGGGCGGTGCCGCCGGACGCGTGGACCCGGGCGCAGGTGACCGGTGAGGTGAGGCGCCGTCCCCCGGGCCGGTCGGCGCTGACGGAGATCAGATGGTCGCGGCTGCCGGGGGCCGTGCTGCGGGCGATGATCCGCGGGCCGGGGGCGACGGACACCGAGGAGACCGCACCGGCGGCCGCGGTGGGCCGGGCGGCATGGCGGATCGCCAGCGTAGCCAGGACGGCGAGGACGACGGTGGCCACGGACACCAGGAGCACGGGGTGACGCCGGGTCATACGGTGACCTCCTCGACTCGGGGGCGGGCCAGGGCGCCCGCGGTGAGCGCGATGGCGAGCAGTACGGCGCAGGCGGCCGCAGCGGTGGCGGGGCCGGCGCTCCACTGTGACCAGGCGGCACCGAACGCGACGGACGAGCCGAAGTAGGCCAGCGCCTGGACGGTCTGCACCAACGCCATCCCGGTGGTGCGCAGTTCGGGCGGCAGGACGGGGCCGGCGAGTGCCATGAGGACGCCGTCGGTGGCGGCGTAGAAGGTGCCGTAGCAGCAGAGGGTGAGGACGGTGGCGGCCGTGCCGGTCAGCGGGGAGCACAGCAGCACGTAGACGGCGAAGAGCATGCCGTAGCCGCACATCAGCATGGCCTTGCGGCCGATGCGGTCGGCGAGGGCCCCCAGCGGGGCGGCGAGCAGGAGGTAGACGAGATTGGTACCGACGGCGAACAGCGGGAACCAGCCCGCGGGCACGCTCTGTCGGTGCATCAGCTGGAGGTAGACGAAGCCGTCGCCGATGGTGACGAGTCCCAGCAGGCCGGCCGCGTACGCCAGCCGGCGGACGCCGCGCCGGCGCAGCAGGTCACCGACGGCGCGGGGGCTGACGGTGCGGGTGGTGGGCCGCGCCGCGCGGTGGTCGCGGGCGAATGCCAGCAGGACGACGACGGCCAGGGCGGCGATGCAGAAGCTGGTGATGAAGATCGCGTCGAAGGCGCGGGGTGAGGCCGCCCCGATGAGCGAGAGCAGGCCCAGGGCGACGAGCGGGCCGGCGAACGCGCCCGCGCTGTCCATGGCCCGGTGCAGGCCGAAGGCGCGGCCCAGCGCTGTCTCGGGGACCGAGAGGGAGATCAGCGCGTCGCGCGGCGCGCTCCGCAGCCCCTTCCCGGTCCGGTCGCCGACGATGACCGCGCCGAGCGCTCCCACCGAGGACCCGGCTGCCACCAGCCCGAGTTTGGCGAGCGCCGAGATGCCGTATCCCGCGGCGGCGACCGCCTTGCGGCGCAGGGTGAGGTCGGCGACATAGCCGCCCACCAGGCGCAGCAGGGCGGTGGCGCCGGTGTAGAGCCCGTCCATCAGACCGTAGGCGGCCGGGCTCATCTGGAGGATGAGGACGAAGTAGAGGGGTAGTACGGCGGTGACCATCTCCGCGGAGATGTCGGTGATCAGGCTGACGGCGCCCAGCGCCAGAACGTTGCGCCCGATGGCCGCGAAGGCGGGACGCAGTGCGGTGTCCGCGCCGTCCTTCGGTGCTCGGTCGATGCTGGACAGGTACACGGTCGAAGTCGCCGCCTTTCGTGTGGTTCGGTCTGCTGCAACTGGTCCCACTGATCCATCAGGTCCATCTGTCCGTCCGGCCCGCCCGGCCCGGGGCCGCCGCCGGGTCACGACGGCGGCGGCCCCGGGCCGGCATCAGGTCACTCCGCGGCCCAGATGTCGCTGAGAGGCGCCTTGTCCGCCGCGCCGCCGAGCGCCGGCAGCCCGTACATGTCCTCCAGCGTGCGCAGGACGCTGTAGTGGTTGATCTGCTGCTTCGACTCGTAGCCGGCCTTCACGTGCGCGCCCACGAACGAGGTGTAGATCTGGTTGACCGAGGTGTAGTTGTCCTCGTCGAAGGTCATCACCAGCAGGCTGTTGTGGGTCTTGGCCCACTGCGCGTAGTTGTCGAGGTGGTCCTTGAGCCAGGAGTCCCCGGTCCCCACCGAGCAGTCGTGCATGTCGTGGCACATGTCGGGCACCACGAACGACACCGTCGGCAGCTTGCTGTAATCCGTGGGGAAACTGGAGTACGGCAGGTGGTGAGCGGAGTCGCCGACCGTGGGGAAGTCTGCCCAGGGGGCGTGCTTACGGCGGTAGTTGCCGCTCTTGCAGCCGGTGTAGCCGGCTTCAGGCAGGCCCTCCGAGTACGCCTTGAAGGACTTGCCCGCGTCGATGAGCTGCTGACCGAGATTGCCCTTGGAGAAGGCGTTCGGGCAGCTGTCGTCGTCGACGCCCTGCATCGAGCCGGAGAACAGACCGATGTAGTTGGGCTGGCTGGGGTGGGTCAGGCCGAACGAGTTGACGGACAGGGCGCCCTGCTTGGCGAGCGAGTTGAGGTAGGGCGCCGAGGAACTGCCCTTTATGGACGTGTAGTTCTTGTTCTCGAACGGTACGACCACGATGTGGTCGTACCGCGGCAGCGAGGCGTTCGCCGCCGTGACGGAGGCGGCTGTCGTCGTGCGCCTGCCGCTGTGCTCGTCCGGTTCGGACGCGAAGGCGCTGGCGGCCACCAGTGTCAGGGCCACCGCGGCGGCCGTGGTGGCGAGGTGGGCGAAACGCATGAGGTACCTCCTGAGGGCGGGACGGAATGTGCGGTGGAGCCGTGGGGGGTGGGGGAGTGACGCATGAGCGGGGCGGTGGCCCCAGAGGGACGGCAGGCGTTACGGCGCGCCCAGGCCGCCGGTGAAGAGCAGCCGGTTGGGGCTGCCGCTGCCGGCGTCGGAGACCTTGCCTTTCGTGGCGTTGTCGAGGAGTGCCTGGTGCACCTCCGCCGGGGAGGCGTCCGGGTGCGCGGAGAGGTAGAGGGCGGCCGCGCCGGTCACATGCGGTGCGGCCATCGAGGTGCCGGTGAGGCTGTGGGTGTCCGTGTCCCCCGTGTTCCAGGCCGAGACGATGCCTGTTCCTGGGGCGAAGAGGTCGGTGCAGGAGCCGTAGTTGGAGTCGGATCGGCGCCGGTCGTCGGACATGGCGTTGTTGACGACGAGGGCGGGGGCGATGTCGCCGGGAGAGTTGTTGCAGGCGTCGGCGCCGTCGTTGCCCGAGGAGACGACCCAGGTGACCCCGGAGGCGATGGACTTCTTGATCGCGCTGTCCTCGCTGCTGTTCTTGCTGCCGTTGATGCTCATATTGACCACGGCGGGCCTGTGGGCGTGGGCGGTGATCCAGTCGGCGGCCGCGATGATCGATGACGAGGAGCCCTTGCCGCTGCAGTTCAGAGCGCGCACGGACACCAGCTTGACCCCCTTGGCCACGCCGTAGTCCTTACCGCCGATGGTGCCGGCGACATGGGTGCCGTGACCGGCGCAGTCCTGTCCGTTCTGCCCGTCGCCCACCTCGTCGGCCCCGACGGAGGCCCGGCCCTGGAACTGGCTGTGGGAGGTGCGGATACCGGTGTCGACGACATACGCCGTGACGTTGCCCGCCGTCGTGGCGTACGAGTAGCTCTTGTCCAGCGGCAGGGCCGCCTGGTCCACCCGGTCGAGCCCCCACGACGGCGGGTTGCTCTGGACAGCGGAGGCACGGACCTCGACGTCCTGCTCCACGTAGGCGACACCGGGATCGGCCGCCACCCGGCGCGCCTGATCGGCGCTCATCGCGGCCGCGTAGCCCTTGAGCACCGTCCCGTAGGTCTGCCGGACGGCGCCGCCGTGCGCCTTCACGAGGCGGGCGCTCTCGTCCCGCACAGAGCGGGCGGACAACGTGCTGTCCTTGAGCACGACGACGTACCGGCCGGGAAGGGCATGGTCGGAGGTGCGGACGGCGGGAACGGACGGCGCGTCCTCCGCATAGGACACGTATCCGGCGAGCAGGGGGGCCGCTGTCGAGAGGGCGACGACCGTGGCGAGCCTTGATATGTGCAGGGGCACAGCTACTCCAAGGGGGATGCGGGTGCCCGGAAAACGCGGGCACCCTTTGGTGTACCGGCCGCTCAAGGGCAGTGGCGGCACAGTTGTGTCAGTGGCACAGGTGCGCAACCCGCATCCGGCGCCGCATCCCCTCGGGCCGGGAGGCCGTCAGATCCACTCCTTGCGGGCGGCGTGCAGGGCGAGTTGGAACCGGCTGGTGGCACCGGCGAGTTGGTAGAGCCGCTCCGTGTGCCGGGAGAGGGTGCGGCGGCTGATGCCCAGCAGCTGCGCGATGGTGTCGTCGGTGACCCCCGTCCCCATCAGCTCCAGGATGCGGCGCTGGACCGGGCGCAGCGCGGGCGGCACCTGTTGGCTGAGGTGCATGGGGTGGCCGGAGCGCCAGGCCGTCTCGAACAG
The sequence above is a segment of the Streptomyces lydicus genome. Coding sequences within it:
- a CDS encoding PD40 domain-containing protein, producing the protein MTRRHPVLLVSVATVVLAVLATLAIRHAARPTAAAGAVSSVSVAPGPRIIARSTAPGSRDHLISVSADRPGGRRLTSPVTCARVHASGGTALCLRLDGDLKTYELAVMDRHLKVRRTLPLVGVPNRARVSPSGRMVAWTVFVAGDSYNGGRFSTRAGILDTRTQRLVPTLEDWHVTLHGKPYTAVDLNIWGVTFASDDRHFYATLSTGGHRYLVRGDLAHRTLRALRANVECPSLSPDGSRIAFKSARDDQPSHGWRLSVLDVATNRVTPLAETRSVDDQAAWLDGRTVAYALPSGHGRADVWRVPADGSGTPRMLLHDADSPTALGGAN
- a CDS encoding MFS transporter, producing the protein MYLSSIDRAPKDGADTALRPAFAAIGRNVLALGAVSLITDISAEMVTAVLPLYFVLILQMSPAAYGLMDGLYTGATALLRLVGGYVADLTLRRKAVAAAGYGISALAKLGLVAAGSSVGALGAVIVGDRTGKGLRSAPRDALISLSVPETALGRAFGLHRAMDSAGAFAGPLVALGLLSLIGAASPRAFDAIFITSFCIAALAVVVLLAFARDHRAARPTTRTVSPRAVGDLLRRRGVRRLAYAAGLLGLVTIGDGFVYLQLMHRQSVPAGWFPLFAVGTNLVYLLLAAPLGALADRIGRKAMLMCGYGMLFAVYVLLCSPLTGTAATVLTLCCYGTFYAATDGVLMALAGPVLPPELRTTGMALVQTVQALAYFGSSVAFGAAWSQWSAGPATAAAACAVLLAIALTAGALARPRVEEVTV
- a CDS encoding alkaline phosphatase family protein, which encodes MRFAHLATTAAAVALTLVAASAFASEPDEHSGRRTTTAASVTAANASLPRYDHIVVVPFENKNYTSIKGSSSAPYLNSLAKQGALSVNSFGLTHPSQPNYIGLFSGSMQGVDDDSCPNAFSKGNLGQQLIDAGKSFKAYSEGLPEAGYTGCKSGNYRRKHAPWADFPTVGDSAHHLPYSSFPTDYSKLPTVSFVVPDMCHDMHDCSVGTGDSWLKDHLDNYAQWAKTHNSLLVMTFDEDNYTSVNQIYTSFVGAHVKAGYESKQQINHYSVLRTLEDMYGLPALGGAADKAPLSDIWAAE
- a CDS encoding S8 family peptidase; protein product: MPLHISRLATVVALSTAAPLLAGYVSYAEDAPSVPAVRTSDHALPGRYVVVLKDSTLSARSVRDESARLVKAHGGAVRQTYGTVLKGYAAAMSADQARRVAADPGVAYVEQDVEVRASAVQSNPPSWGLDRVDQAALPLDKSYSYATTAGNVTAYVVDTGIRTSHSQFQGRASVGADEVGDGQNGQDCAGHGTHVAGTIGGKDYGVAKGVKLVSVRALNCSGKGSSSSIIAAADWITAHAHRPAVVNMSINGSKNSSEDSAIKKSIASGVTWVVSSGNDGADACNNSPGDIAPALVVNNAMSDDRRRSDSNYGSCTDLFAPGTGIVSAWNTGDTDTHSLTGTSMAAPHVTGAAALYLSAHPDASPAEVHQALLDNATKGKVSDAGSGSPNRLLFTGGLGAP